One Kineosporia sp. NBRC 101731 genomic window, ATCATCAGCCGGCCGCTCGACCTGCTGGGTGTCAACTACTACACCCGGTACGTCATCACCGGCCGTGACGACCACCCCGACCTGGTCGGTGAGCGCACCGGCCAGCTCCACTCGCCCTACCCGGGCGCGGCCAACGCCCGCGAGGTGCGGCACGGCATGCCGCTGACCGACCTGGGCTGGGAGATCGATCCGGATGGCCTGGTCGACGTGCTCACCCGGCTGAAGCGGGAGTACCCCGCCGTACCGATCGTGATCACCGAGAACGGTGCGGCGTTCGCCGACCCGATCGGTGAGGACGGTGTGGTGCACGACGCCGACCGCATCGACTTCGTCTGGGGTCACCTCGCCGCCTGTGAGCGGGCGATCGCCGCGGGAGTGCCGCTGACGGGGTACTTCCTCTGGTCGATCTTCGACAACTACGAGTGGGCCGAGGGCTATGCCAAGCGCTTCGGTGCGGTGCACGTGGACTACGAGACCCAGGTCCGCACGCTGAAGGACAGCGCGCACTGGTATTCGTCGGTGATACGGACCCGTTCACTGGAACAGCAGTAATAATTCTCCAGATGAACAGGCGAAGCCCGAACCGGCCCCCGACGCTGGAAGAAGTGGCGGAGCGGGCCGGGGTCGGGCGGGGCACGGCCTCCCGGGTGATCAACGGCTCGGTGCAGGTGAGCGATGCCGCCCGGAATGCCGTGCTGCAGGCTGTGGAAGAGCTCGGCTACGTGCCCAACCGGGCGGCCCGCTCCCTGGTCACCCAGCACACCGACGTGGTGGCGCTGGTGGTCTCGGAGTCGGAAGACCGGCTGTTCGGCGAACCGTTCTTCGCGCAGGTGGTGCGAGGGGTCACCAACGCGATGGCGCGCACGCCACGGCAGCTGCTGCTGACCATGACCCACCGGGAGGCCGACCGGGGCCGGCTCAACGACTACCTGAGCCGGCAGCACGTCGACGGCGTGCTGCTGCTCTCGCTGCACGACGACGACCCGCTGCCGGGTCAGCTCACGGCCCGCGGGGTGCCCGCGGTGCTCGGGGGCCGGCCGCACTCCGAGGTCACGCTGCCCTTCGTGGACATGGACAACGAGGGCGGCGCGGCTCTCGCGGTGGATCACCTGATCAGCAGGGGACGACGCCGGGTCGCCTCGATCACAGGTCCGGTGGACATGAGCGCCGGCCGCCAGCGGCTGGAGGGGTACCACCAGGCGCTGGTGGGCCACGACTTCCAGCCGCTGGTCGAGTCCGGGGATTTCAGCGAGAACAGTGGACGACGATCAGCCCGGGCCCTGCTGGAACGAGCTCCCGACCTGGACGCGATCTTCTGCGCCTCCGACCAGATGGCGATCGGCGCGATGGCGGAACTGGCCGCCACCGGGCGCCGGGTGCCGGACGACGTCGCCGTGATCGGCTTCGACGACTCCCCCATCAGCCGCCACACCGTGCCGAGCCTGACCACGGTGCACCAGCCGGTCGAGGACATGGGCATCCGGATGGTGGAGATGCTCGGGCAATTGATCGAGAAGCCGGCCGAAGCGGTACCCGACGTGATCCTCCCGACCCACCTCGTCGTCCGTCATTCGGCTTAGCCCTGGTTAGCCCTGGAAAGGCAGCCCGGCGTCGAGGTCTTCGATCAGGCCGGGCTGTACCGGCGTCCAGCCGGTCAGCTCGCGAGTGGTGGCCGACGAGGCCGGAACGTCCAGCGACATCAGCTGCCCCAACCAGCCGAAGTGTTCCGGCGCAACGGATCCCACGGGCAGGCCGGTGCCCCTCCCGACCGCCTCGGCGATCTGCCGAACGGTCACCCCCTCGTCCTGCACAGCGTGCAGAACGCTTCCGGCCGGGGCCTTCTCGAGCGCCAGGCGGTAGAGCACCGCGGCATCCAGCACGTGCACGGCCGGCCAGCGGCTCGACCCGTCGCCGGGATATCCCGACATACCCTTCTCCCGGGCCAGGCCGATGAGGATCGAGACGAAACCCGCGTTGCCGAAACCGTGCACCACGGTCGAGGGCCGCACCGACACCGCGCGCACGTCCTTCTCGGCCAGCTGCCGGGTGTGGGCCTCGACGATCCCCCGGGCCTGGGGCGGAGTCGGGAGGAAGTCCTCGGTGAGCAGGTGCCCGGGGTTCAGCGCCGTGGTGCCGTAGGTGGTGACGAACGGCTTGCCGGCCAGTTCCTCGCCCAGCGCCTGCACCACGGCCAGGTCCTTGACGGCCGCGGCGGGCAGGTCGGCCAGGTTGCTGTGGTCGAAGGCGGTGTGGATGACGCCGTCGCTCTGAAGGGCGCCCTCCCGCAGACCGTCCGGGTCGTCGATGGTGCCGCGATAGGGCTCGATGCCGGCGGCCTCGAGCTTCGCCGCCCCGGCGTCGGATCGGGTCAGACCGAGCACCTGGTGACCGTGGGCCAGCAGTTCACGGGCGACGTGGCTGCCGATGAAACCGGTGGCCCCGGTGACGAAGACGCGCATGATGCTCCTTCTGGTTAGGTGCCTTCACTGTGGGTTCGGCGTCGGCCCGGGGTCCAAGGCCGGTTTCTCATGGCGACATGTAGATCAGGCATCACTGCAGGCCAGCAGGCCCATCTTGGCTGTTCGGCCACCACCTGGAGTTACTCTTCCGGACATGACCGATCTCGACCTGCGCCTCGTGCGGTACTTCGTGGCGCCCTGAGCGACGCCCCGCCCAGCCACGTGGTCCTCGCCACCCGCGCCGGCGACAACAGCCGTCTGGTGACGGCCTTCCGCAAGCACGCCCAGGCCACCCCGAAACCCCCAAACCTTCCGTGATCATGCAAAACCTCCCCGGAGTTCTAGAACTGTGCACCCGGGAGTTCTAGAACGCTGGGGAGGTTTTGCATGATCACGAACAGGGGGTTGCGCCCGGCTGTTATTGCCAAGAGTCTGCAATTGAGCGAACCTGTCCTTCATGCATGCACCTGACGGCTTCATCGATGCCCCGGTCTCCGTCGCGGCCGGTGTCGTCGCGGCCGGCGGTCTGGCCCTGTGCCTGCGGGGCGCCCGCCGCGAGCTCGACGACCGCACCGCCCCGCTGGCCGGGCTCGTCGCGGTCTACGTGTTCGCCGTGCAGATGCTGAATTTCCCCGTCGCCGCCGGTACCAGCGGCCACCTGCTCGGTGGCACCCTGGCCGCGGTGCTGGTCGGGCCCTATACCGGGGCGTTATGCGTAGCGGTGGTGCTCCTCGTCCAAGGTCTGCTGTTCGCCGACGGTGGGCTGACCGCCCTGGGTGTGAACATCTCGACCATGGCGCTGGCCACCGTGCTCGTCGGATATCCCCTGGCCCGGCTCCTGCTGCGGCTGCTGAACCGGTCCCGTCTGGCCACCCCGATCGCGGCGGGGGTCGCGGCCGGGATCTCGGTGGTGACCGCGTCGCTGGCCTTCGTCGGTTTCTACGCCCTGGGCGGCACCACCGACGTCGCGCTCGGCACGGTGGCGGCGGCCATGGTCGGCACGCACGCGCTGATCGGCATCGGTGAAGGGCTGATCACCGGGATGACGGTCGCGGCGATCGCCTCGGCCCGGCCGGACCTGGTGTATCTCAACCGCTTCCGCAAGCGGAAGACCCCTTCGGCCGCCCTGGCGCCGGAAGTGCCACAGCCCGTCTCGATGATCCGGGAGCTCTGACCGGTATGCGCACCCGGAACCTCTTGATCGGCCTGTTCGTGGTCAGCCTGCTCTTCGCCGGCGTGGTCAGCTACTACGCCAGCAGTTCTCCCGACGGCCTGGAGAAGGTCACCCAGGACCACGGCATCGCGGACAACGCCCAGGACCACGACCTCGACGATTCGCCCCTGGCCGGTTACGGGGTCAGCGGCGTGGACAACGCCCGGCTGTCCGGTGGCCTGGCGGGTGTGATCGGTGTCGCCGTGGTGTTCGTGGCCGCCTCCTCGCTCGTGCTCGTGACCCGTCGCCGCGCGTCCCTCGACCTCACCGCACCGAAAGCCGATACCGAGCCCGGTACCGAGCCTGAACCCGAGACGAGCGACCACACCGACACGACCGTGTCGTCCTCTGCTCCCCGCCCGTGAGTGGCGGGCACACACACCACACGCTCTACCTGCCGGGGACGTCGGTCCTGCATCGTCTTCCGGCTCAGGTGAAACTCGTGGCCGCAGTGCTGGCGGTGCTGGCGATCGTCGCCGCTCCCCGTGAGCAATTCTGGGCCTTCGGGGTTTTCGCGGTCGTCATCGTGATTCTGGCGGTGACTGCGGGCATTCCCTTGCTCGTGATGGCCCGGCGCCTCCTGATCGAGATCCCCTTCATTGGTTTCGCCCTCCTGCTGCCCTTCGTGGCGCGGGGTGAGCGCACCGACGTGCTCGGGCTGCAGCTGAGCACCGACGGCCTCTGGGGCGCCTGGGAACTGCTGGCCACGGCCACACTCGGCGTCTCGGTCTCGATCCTGCTGGCCTCCACCACTCCCCTGCGCGAGGTACTGACCGGCCTGGAACGGCTGCGGATGCCCACCCTGATCGTGCAGATCATGAGCTTCATGATTCGCTATGCCGACGTCGTCGCCGACGAGCTACGACGGATGCGGATCGCCCGGGAATCAAGAGGTTTCGTGGCGAGCAACATCCGTCACTGGCCGGTGCTGGGCCGCAGCGCCGGCGCCTTGTTCGTACGCTGCTTCGAGCGTGGCGAGCGGGTGCACCTGGCCATGCTGTCGCGCGGGTACACCGGCCGGATGCCCCAGCCCGAGGGCGACGGCGCCACGATGGCCACCTGGAGCCTGGCACTCAGCCTGCCGGTACTCTTCGCTGCTGTGAGCCTGACCGCAGCCCTGACAGCAGCCCGGACATGAGCGACGCCTTACGGCTGCAAGGCCTGAGCTTCAGCTACCCCGACGGCCACCTGGCCCTGGACGGCGTGAACCTGACCGTGAGGGCGGGTGAGCGAGTGGCCCTGCTCGGCCCGAACGGCGCCGGCAAGACCACCCTGGCCCTGCATCTGAACGGCATCCACACCGCCACCTCCGGATCCGTCGAGATCAGCGGAATGCCCGTGGAAAAGCGCAATCTCGCGGAGATCCGGCGCCGGGTCGGGATCGTGTTCCAGGATCCTGACGACCAGCTGTTCATGCCTACCGTGCGCGACGACGTGGCCTTCGGACCCCGCAATCTCGGCCTGGGCAAGACCGAGGTCGCGCGGCGGGTCGACCAGGCCCTCGCCCAGGTGCGTCTGCACGACGTCGCGGACCGCCCGCCGCACCACCTGTCGTTCGGGCAGCGCCGCCGGGCCGCGGTGGCGACCGTGCTGGCGATGGACCCCGACATCCTGGTGCTCGACGAGCCCTCCAGCAACCTCGACCCGGCCGCCCGCCGCGAGCTCGCCGAGGTGCTGCTGAGCCTGGACGTGACCATCCTGATGATCACCCACGACCTGCCCTACGCGCTGCAGCTGTGCCCACGCTCGGTGGTGCTGGCCGACCACCGCATCCAGGCCGACGCACCGACCGCGCAGCTGCTCGCAGACGCGGACCAGCTGGCGAAATACCGGCTGGAGCTACCTTTCGGGTTCTGCGTGCCCACGCCCTGACCTGCTGGAACGATCAGTCGGCCGGGCACACCCAGCCGCCGACGCGTTCTTCGATCGGCAGTGCGCACTGGTCCGACTGCTGGTCGAAGTCGACGGCCCCGGTTCTGGCCCGGTGCGACGTCACCAGCATGGTCGAGCCGATCACGATGGCCATGGCAGCGATCAGCGCGATCTTCACCCATCGACCTTCGGACACCATCAGAGCACCCACGACAAGTCCCTCCAACTTGGCAGGCCGCCCACCCTACGCGCTGATCCGGTTACGGAAGGAAAACGCCAGGAAAATTAGCTGCTACCTAGAGACCGGCCCGTCGCCCCCGCAGGCGCGGCACGAGTCGCCGGAACCCCAGTCGTACTGACGATGGCAGGACGGGCAGAACACCCGGGCATCCTCCTGGTCGCGAGCCACCTGCCAGCCGAGCAGGATCTGCAGGACGTCGTCACTGCTCAGACCCCAGGCGGAATTCTGGGCGGCCGCGCGCTCCTGGGCGTCGGCCAGGGTCGGACCCCAGACCTCGTCGGTCCCGTCGACGACGAGGCGCGAGTACCGCACCTGCCCCTCGACGATGACCCGCGGGAAGTACCCACCGTCCGTCGAGGACGGAGTCATGATCATCCCGTTGGGACGCTCGATGACCGGGATGACGACGCACTGTCGTGCCCCCATCGAAGTCCTCACCCCTCTTGCCGTCGTCGTGCTGTCCGGCCAAGGTTCACCCGGCGACCCCCGGGCGGGCGACCGCCGTTCGGGTGAAGGGTGACGCGCCGTGCTCAAGTTCGCTCATCACCCGGCCGATGGGGAGCGGCTCGAAGTGAGGACGCGTCCACGCACCTCAGGCGGTCGCGAACCCGGCCTGCTCGGCGTGGCGAGTCTGCTGAGGCACCTGGGCCGCCGACGGAACCACCGCCCGGGAGGCCGTGCCGAGCAGCACGTCGGTGACGGTCCGGGCCACCAGCGCCGTACCGACCCCGGTGATGCAGTGCGCGACGTCCGAGACACATGTGTCCTGACACCCCGACGCCGGCCGGGCCGGTCCCACGACCCGGGAATCGGCCGACCACGGGCCGATCCGGTTCGGGGCGTCGTCGTCCGCCGGGTTGCCGCCGGCCGGATGACAGGTCACGGCCACGCACGGGGTCGCCACCGCGCAGGCCAGGTGCATCGCGTCGCAGACGCCCCCGAGATAGAGGTCGCTGGTGGCCAGCAGGGCCAGGGTGGTTCGCAATGGAGCCCGGCCGACGGCACTCACGATCGGCACCGACGGATTCAGGGTGCGCACGAAGTCGTCGGCGAGGAGCTCGTCGTCCGGACCGCCCAGCAGCACCACGCGAATCCCGAGACGCTGGTGCACCTGGTTGACGGCCTCGGCATAGCCGGGCCAGGCTCCCCGGGCGTGCGGGCTGTTCAGCATCACCGCAACCAGCGGAGCGGGCACCGAGGTCAGAGGGTTCAGAGTGGCCAGAGCGTTCAAGGGCGAGAGCAGCGTGCGGGCCGCCGCATGGTCGGCCGGGCCGATCAGGGCCAGACCGGGAGCGTCGTAGGCATCCGGCGTGATCGTCACCCCCAGCGCCGCGGCGAGCCGTTCCCCCTGCCGCAGAACATGAGTCAGCGGTTCGCCGGCACAGACCAGGTCGGAGACGAGATCGCGTTCACTCTCCTGATCGATCGGCCCGATCGGGCCCAGCCGGTCGGCGGGGTCGAAGGCGATCACCCGGTCGGCGGCCGCGGCGGCGACGTACCGGGAGCCGAAGTGCTCGGCGTCGCGGCGCGGCAGCACGGCCAGGTCGTACCGGCCCTGGGCAGGACGTGACCGGCGCAGCAGCCGACGGGCGAACCGCCAGCACCGCAACTGCCCGGCCAGCGACTCCCGCCAGGGTTTCGCGGGCCAGGTGACCACGTCGTCCACCATTGACCCACCCCGCATGACCTCTCCCCGCAGACCCCGGGTGACCAGGGTGACGCGGGCCTGCGGCCAGGCCACGCGCATCGCTGTCAGCAACGGCAGGGTCATCATCAGGTCGCCGACCTCGTCGGTGCGAATCATCAGCACCGTGCGCGGGGGTACCTCGCGAAGATCGGGCCGGGCTTCCACCACCGGCCGCAGGGAATCGGTCAGACGCCGGAACAGCCTGGGCGACAATCGGATACGGGAAGAGAGCCGGGCCGGCCCGCGTTCGTCGATCACGCGGACCGGCCACAGGTTCTCGACCCCCAGCGCCCGGCGGGCCCGGTCTTGAACGGTCGCCTCCCCGGCCGTCAGTGACGTGCCCTGAACGGCCGGTCCGGTCACAGTTGCGCGGGCAGCTTCGTGCGCAGGTCGATGGTGCTCATGTCGGCGTCCACCATCAGCTTCGCCAGCTCCGGGGGCAGCACCTTCGGGGTCCAGCCGAGCACGTCACGGGCCTTGGAGGCGTCACCGATCAGCGAGTCCACCTCGGTCGGGCGCAGGTACCGCTCGTCGAAGCGAACGTACTTCTCCCAGTCCAGATTCACGTGCTCGAAGGCGAACTGCAGGAAATCCTTCACCGTGTAAGCGGTTCCGGTCGCCACGACGAAGTCCTCGGCCTGGTCGGCCTGGAGCATCATCCACATCGCCTCGACGTAGTCCTTGGCGTACCCCCAGTCGCGCACCGCGTCGAGGTTGCCCATGTAGAGGTAGTCCTGCTTGCCCGCCACGATGTTCGCGACCGCCATCGAGATCTTCCGGGTCACGAACGTCTCACCCCGGCGCGGACTCTCATGGTTGAACAGGATGCCGTTGGTGGCGAACATCCCGTACGCCTCACGATAGTTACGCGTCATCCAGTACGCATACACCTTCGCGGCGCCGTACGGGCTGCGCGGCCAGAACGGCGTGGCCTCGTTCTGCGGCGGCGGGGTCGCACCGAACATCTCCGAACTGGAGGCCTGGTAATAGCGGCACTCCAGGCCGATCATCCGGATCGCCTCGAGCAGACGCGTACTACCCACCCCCGTCGAGAGACCGGTGAACTCCGGCTCGTCGAACGAGACCCGCACGTGCGACTGCGCGGCCAGGTTGTACACCTCGGCCGGCTGCACCTTCTCCAGCAACGTGACCAGACGCGAACCGTCGGTCAGGTCGCCGTAGTGCAGGAACAGACGCGCCCGCGGGTCGTGGGAATCGACGTAGAGATGGTCGATCCGGCCGGTGTTGAACTGGGACGACCGGCGCACGATGCCGTGCACCTCGTAGCCCTTCTCCAGCAGGAGCTCGGCCAGGTACGAACCGTCCTGACCGGTGATCCCGGTGATCAGGGCCTTCTTAGGTGTCTGCAACGTGCCGCCCCCAGAGATGGTGGACGCAAGACCGCCCCTACCGTCGTCACTGACGGCAATGCGCCGGACTCGCTCAGTAGCCGATTCAGTCCGTACCGTAGCGTGATGGGACGATCACGGAGGGGCATTGCCGACAGGTTCCGGCAACCTCCGGCGTTTGCCCGATGCGAGGCGATCCGCAAGGACGAGATGCACCGTTAGTGATCGAACGGGCACGCAAGGTGCTCGTTCTGCAGTACCGTTCCGCGTCATGACCACGCTTCCGTCCTCCCCCACCTCGGCGGACCTCTCGGTCGAGCACGCCCCCGCGCGCCTCACCCCCGATCTGAGCGTCTATGTCGCCGGCCACCGCGGCCTGGCCGGCTCCGCCGTCTGGCGCGCGCTGAGCAAGCGTGGATTCACCGGCCTGATCGGCGCCGCCTCCTCCGAGGTGGACCTGCGCGACCGGGCCGCGACGATGGACTTCGTCTCCGCGAACCGGCCCGACGTGATGGTCGTCGCCGCGGCCCGGGTCGGCGGAATCCTGGCCAACGACACCTACCCGGCCGATTTCCTCAGCGACAACCTGCGGATCCAGGTCAACCTGATGGACGCCGCCCGGCAGTTCGGCGTGCAGCGTCTGCTGTTCCTCGGTTCCTCGTGCATCTACCCCAAGTTCGCCGAGCAGCCGATCAAGGAGTCGTCGCTGCTCACCGGCGCCCTGGAGCCGACGAACGACGCCTACGCCATCGCCAAGATCGCCGGCATCCTGCAGGTGCAGTCGATCCGCAAGCAATTCGGCCTGCCCTACATCAGCGCCATGCCGACCAACCTCTACGGCCAGGGCGACAACTTCGACGCCACCAACTCGCACGTGATGCCGGCCCTGATCCGCCGTTTCCACGAGGCGAAACTGACCGGCGCACAAGAGGTCACCATCTGGGGATCGGGCACGCCCCGGCGCGAGTTCCTACACGTCGACGACCTGGCCTCGGCCCTGGTCTTCCTGCTGGAGAACTACGACTCGCCCGACACCGTCAACGTGGGCACCGGCACCGACGTCACCATCCGCGAACTGGCCGAGACCATCGCCGATGTCGTGGGCTGGCAGGGCAACCTGAGGTTCGACACCTCCAAGCCCGACGGCACCCCGCGCAAGCTGCTCGACGTGTCGCGTCTGCGCGGCATGGGCTGGGCGCCGGAGGTCTCGCTGCGCGACGGCGTGGAGAGCACCTACCGCTGGTTCACGAGCAACCTGAACAGCATTCGCATCGAGGACGGCCTGGTCGGCCTCCCGCGCTGACCCCCGCAAACCTTTCCGTGATCATGCGGAGTGTCCCCGGAGTTCTCTCACTCCCGGGGACACTCCGCATGATCACGAACGAATAATGGGGTGCTCGCACCCCGGTCGGCTGCCAGGATCGTCCTCCATGGAGACTTCCGAGCTACGGCGCCATCTCGACGCCGAGTACGCCCGCCTGCGGTCGGTGATCCCGGACGCCCCGGACCTGACCGGGATCACCGTGCCGTCCTGCCCGGAGTGGTCGCTCGCCGACCTGGTGCAGCACGTCGGCGAGGTGTATCTGCACAAGGTGGACTGCATCCGCCTGAACGCCCGCCCCACCCAGGAGCCGGACCTGGCGG contains:
- a CDS encoding LacI family DNA-binding transcriptional regulator; the protein is MNRRSPNRPPTLEEVAERAGVGRGTASRVINGSVQVSDAARNAVLQAVEELGYVPNRAARSLVTQHTDVVALVVSESEDRLFGEPFFAQVVRGVTNAMARTPRQLLLTMTHREADRGRLNDYLSRQHVDGVLLLSLHDDDPLPGQLTARGVPAVLGGRPHSEVTLPFVDMDNEGGAALAVDHLISRGRRRVASITGPVDMSAGRQRLEGYHQALVGHDFQPLVESGDFSENSGRRSARALLERAPDLDAIFCASDQMAIGAMAELAATGRRVPDDVAVIGFDDSPISRHTVPSLTTVHQPVEDMGIRMVEMLGQLIEKPAEAVPDVILPTHLVVRHSA
- a CDS encoding SDR family oxidoreductase, producing MRVFVTGATGFIGSHVARELLAHGHQVLGLTRSDAGAAKLEAAGIEPYRGTIDDPDGLREGALQSDGVIHTAFDHSNLADLPAAAVKDLAVVQALGEELAGKPFVTTYGTTALNPGHLLTEDFLPTPPQARGIVEAHTRQLAEKDVRAVSVRPSTVVHGFGNAGFVSILIGLAREKGMSGYPGDGSSRWPAVHVLDAAVLYRLALEKAPAGSVLHAVQDEGVTVRQIAEAVGRGTGLPVGSVAPEHFGWLGQLMSLDVPASSATTRELTGWTPVQPGLIEDLDAGLPFQG
- the cbiQ gene encoding cobalt ECF transporter T component CbiQ, with protein sequence MSGGHTHHTLYLPGTSVLHRLPAQVKLVAAVLAVLAIVAAPREQFWAFGVFAVVIVILAVTAGIPLLVMARRLLIEIPFIGFALLLPFVARGERTDVLGLQLSTDGLWGAWELLATATLGVSVSILLASTTPLREVLTGLERLRMPTLIVQIMSFMIRYADVVADELRRMRIARESRGFVASNIRHWPVLGRSAGALFVRCFERGERVHLAMLSRGYTGRMPQPEGDGATMATWSLALSLPVLFAAVSLTAALTAART
- a CDS encoding ABC transporter ATP-binding protein, yielding MSDALRLQGLSFSYPDGHLALDGVNLTVRAGERVALLGPNGAGKTTLALHLNGIHTATSGSVEISGMPVEKRNLAEIRRRVGIVFQDPDDQLFMPTVRDDVAFGPRNLGLGKTEVARRVDQALAQVRLHDVADRPPHHLSFGQRRRAAVATVLAMDPDILVLDEPSSNLDPAARRELAEVLLSLDVTILMITHDLPYALQLCPRSVVLADHRIQADAPTAQLLADADQLAKYRLELPFGFCVPTP
- a CDS encoding glycosyltransferase family 9 protein is translated as MTGPAVQGTSLTAGEATVQDRARRALGVENLWPVRVIDERGPARLSSRIRLSPRLFRRLTDSLRPVVEARPDLREVPPRTVLMIRTDEVGDLMMTLPLLTAMRVAWPQARVTLVTRGLRGEVMRGGSMVDDVVTWPAKPWRESLAGQLRCWRFARRLLRRSRPAQGRYDLAVLPRRDAEHFGSRYVAAAAADRVIAFDPADRLGPIGPIDQESERDLVSDLVCAGEPLTHVLRQGERLAAALGVTITPDAYDAPGLALIGPADHAAARTLLSPLNALATLNPLTSVPAPLVAVMLNSPHARGAWPGYAEAVNQVHQRLGIRVVLLGGPDDELLADDFVRTLNPSVPIVSAVGRAPLRTTLALLATSDLYLGGVCDAMHLACAVATPCVAVTCHPAGGNPADDDAPNRIGPWSADSRVVGPARPASGCQDTCVSDVAHCITGVGTALVARTVTDVLLGTASRAVVPSAAQVPQQTRHAEQAGFATA
- the gmd gene encoding GDP-mannose 4,6-dehydratase, with amino-acid sequence MQTPKKALITGITGQDGSYLAELLLEKGYEVHGIVRRSSQFNTGRIDHLYVDSHDPRARLFLHYGDLTDGSRLVTLLEKVQPAEVYNLAAQSHVRVSFDEPEFTGLSTGVGSTRLLEAIRMIGLECRYYQASSSEMFGATPPPQNEATPFWPRSPYGAAKVYAYWMTRNYREAYGMFATNGILFNHESPRRGETFVTRKISMAVANIVAGKQDYLYMGNLDAVRDWGYAKDYVEAMWMMLQADQAEDFVVATGTAYTVKDFLQFAFEHVNLDWEKYVRFDERYLRPTEVDSLIGDASKARDVLGWTPKVLPPELAKLMVDADMSTIDLRTKLPAQL
- a CDS encoding GDP-L-fucose synthase, producing MTTLPSSPTSADLSVEHAPARLTPDLSVYVAGHRGLAGSAVWRALSKRGFTGLIGAASSEVDLRDRAATMDFVSANRPDVMVVAAARVGGILANDTYPADFLSDNLRIQVNLMDAARQFGVQRLLFLGSSCIYPKFAEQPIKESSLLTGALEPTNDAYAIAKIAGILQVQSIRKQFGLPYISAMPTNLYGQGDNFDATNSHVMPALIRRFHEAKLTGAQEVTIWGSGTPRREFLHVDDLASALVFLLENYDSPDTVNVGTGTDVTIRELAETIADVVGWQGNLRFDTSKPDGTPRKLLDVSRLRGMGWAPEVSLRDGVESTYRWFTSNLNSIRIEDGLVGLPR